GAGCTACAAGGGCTAAAACGGCAAAGGGAACGCGATAGGCCCTATCGCGTTCCCTTCAAGACTCTTGCAGCACGCCGCTCTGGAACGTCCTTGCCCGCGTCGGCCTACTTGCTGACGAACTCCAGCTCCGACGCCTGCACGATGCCGTTCTGCTCGTACTTGTCCTCACCGCGAATCAACACGGGCGAGTAGTGGTCCAGGGGGAACCCCTGGCCGTCCACGTCCTGCCCCTCGTAGATCTTAACGTCCGGCGTAGTCACGCGCGTGGAGAACCCCATGCGACGCTTGGCCGTGGGGTTGCCCGTGGAGCCGTGCAGGGAGCTCTCGTTGAATAGGAAGAACTGCCCTGGCTTCATGACGAGGGCGACCGCATCGCTCGTGTCCACCACGTACTCCACCTTGTAGCGCCGACCGAACAGCCCCTTGTCTTCCGGGCCGACGCGGGTCATGCGGCGTTCGATCTCACGCTTGTGGCTCCCCGGCACGATACGCACGCAGCCGTTGGTGAGGTTGGAGTCGTCGATCGCGATCCAGGCGGAGATGTTCTTCACCGGGTCAAGCGCAGGGCGGAACAGGTGGCCCGGGAATCCGAGATCCTGGTGCCAGGCCACGGCGCCACCACCGGAGTCCTTGTACTGGAACTGTGAGCGCCACAGGACGAGATCCGGCCCCATGAGCGAGGCCATCGCCTCGACCATGACCGGCAGCGTAGACAGCTCCATCAGCTCTTTGTGCACCAGGTGCCAGTCGCGCAGGATGCGGTGCTTGTAGTCCGCTCCCATGTCGTACACCGGAGACGGACCATCGAGGAAGCCGAGCTTGTCGATCCAGCTGCGCAGCTTGCCCATCTCCGCTTCGCTGATCGCCTCCATCGGGCCGAGGTAACCGTTCTCCTCGAAGAAGTCGATCTGCTCCTGCGTCAGGCCGTACTGCTCCTGCGCTTGGCTTGCATCCTTGGCGGACGAACTCATCTGCTCACCTTTGATAGTTGTTGTGGTCATCTACAGCTGCTTGTCGGAGAAGAACTGCCAGATAACTTGGCTGGCGGATAGCTCCTGGCTGATCGTGCCCGCCAGCCGGTTGGCTGGTACAGGAGATCCGGGCCAGGTGTGGCCTCCGCCCTCGATGGCGAAAAAAATCACCGACCCGCCGCGCTCACACGCGGCGCTGCGCTCGCGCACGACGGTGGTGCCGTCGTCGACCCGATCATCGAGGTCCTCACGGGCGGGACTCGCGCAGCCGTTGTGGCGGCGCCACCAGTCGACGGTCTCGGGGACCGGGATCACCTCACCGCCAACGCCGGCGCGCCGGCCCTTCGGTATGCGTCCCCCACCCCATCGGATCAAACGGTCGGATCGTCCGTTGATCATGAGTATATCAACGGCCTTGCGCGGTCGGCATTGCTCGACATAAGGCACCGGGAAGGATGCGATCACCGGCGCGAAGGCCGCGATGGCATCGTTCGCCTCACATGCCAAGCGGAAGGTCATCATGCCGCCGTTGGATGCTCCGGTCGCGTAGACCCGTCGCGGATCGACGCCGGCATCGGCCACCAGGGCGTCGATCAGGGCGCGCGCAAAGCCGACGTCGTCGCCGAACGCGCGCGTGGTCGCGCGGCCGTCGTTCCAGTGCTCGATCGAGCGCGGATAGGCGACCAGAAATCCCTGCGCGTCGGCCACCTCGTTGAAGCCGGTCTGCCGGGCGATCTTGTCCGGCGAGCCTTCACCGCCGTGAAACATCAGTACCAGCGAGCGCTCGCCGGCCGGTGGCAGGCGCTCGGGCGTATACAACGCGTATTCGCGCCGCACCTTGCCGACGGACAGCGTGCGACTCTCGAAGGATGAGGGTGCCGCCGTTGCCTCGCCGGACTCCATACACCCCGAGACACCGAACAACCCTGACAGGCACGCCAAGAGCAGCGCCCATCGCGGCACGCCCGGTCGCCAAGTCTGTCGGTGCTGCGCTTTCATCATTCCGTCGCCGTCGCCTGCTAGCGCCCTAGCCACACGGACAAGCCCGTGCCTTCGCGCTGAATCGGCATGCCCGTGCGCTTGGTCCACAGGCGCTGGATCTCACGGTGGGTCGAGGTGCCGAGGAACAGGCCGACGGGCGTCGGCAGCAAGGTGCGTACGCCCGTGGCGAAGGGATCGTCGAAACCGTCCATGGTGACTGCCTCCCAGTGCTCACCATCCTGGCTCGTCCACAGCTGGAATCCGCCGCCGATATGCTCAGCGCCGCCGAGCGCATCGTGGAAGGCCTGGCAGTGGTGGGTGCCGACGTAGATCGCGTCCTTGTAGGCCGCCATGGCCCACAGGGCTGAGTTGGCGTGATCATCGTAGCCGGGCCCCATCAGCGAGAGGGGCACCTTGAGGCCGTCGGTGGTGAAACGTGATGCGCCGACCAGCAGTTCCCAGCTGTCGTCGGCGTGCACGCGGATCAGCTCCGCGGCCGCCGGACCGACGTCGTGTGCCTTGTCGTAGCCAAGGCCCGGCAGCCCACTGCCCACGTAGAGCGCGCCGTTGAACGCGGTCATCGAGGCGGTGGTCTCGTTGACGTTGAAGCGCTCGGCGCCTCGGGTCATCACACGGGTCCATTTGTAGGGTGGCTTACCTTCCGCATCCGTTCGCCACAGCTCGAAGCCGCGCTCGGGGTTGCCCGTCCCTGCGTAGAGCTGGTCGTTGTAGACGGCCGTACAGAAGACCGAGAGGTTGGTGGCGTCGCCAAAGCTGTGCGGCATCGCCTCTTCCCAGCCACCGTTCAGGGGGTCGTCGGAGACGAACAGCTTGGCGACGTCGCCGAAATTGCGGTCCATGACCCCCTCTTTCACGCTGCCCACGGGCGAGACGAAGAGCTTGTTCTTGAAGGTGATGATGGAGCGGAACGACAGGGTGTCAGGATCACCCAGGCCCGGCTCGCACACGGCGCGGAAGTTGCGTCCGTCCTCGCTGGCGATCAGCTGCGAGCCCCAGTGCGACAGGGTGCTGGCGAAGAGCACGGGGCGGTCGTCGCCCTTCTTCTGAAACACGGCCATGCAGCGGAAGCCGCGGTACTGCGGGACGAGTTGTTCCTCGCCCTCGAGCTTACCGAGGGCCCGCGCGCCCTCGCCGCGGTACACGTCCTTGACGATGGCGTTCTCGTCCGCCTGCACGAGGGGCGATTCGTAGACCACCTCCCACTCGTCCGCACGCACGTCGTAGCGCAGGATGCGCGCCGCATCGTCCGGGCCTTCACCGGTGGGGTGCGTGACGCCGAGGTAGACGTGACCGTCGTACCAGGCCATCGACTGGGCGACGAGGCTGCGCGGGTTGCCGATGCCGCCGGCACCGATCTCCGTGAAACGACTGCCATCAAGCATAGCCGAGCTCCCGCGATAGCTTGATCGTCT
Above is a window of Pseudomonadota bacterium DNA encoding:
- a CDS encoding phytanoyl-CoA dioxygenase family protein; the protein is MTTTTIKGEQMSSSAKDASQAQEQYGLTQEQIDFFEENGYLGPMEAISEAEMGKLRSWIDKLGFLDGPSPVYDMGADYKHRILRDWHLVHKELMELSTLPVMVEAMASLMGPDLVLWRSQFQYKDSGGGAVAWHQDLGFPGHLFRPALDPVKNISAWIAIDDSNLTNGCVRIVPGSHKREIERRMTRVGPEDKGLFGRRYKVEYVVDTSDAVALVMKPGQFFLFNESSLHGSTGNPTAKRRMGFSTRVTTPDVKIYEGQDVDGQGFPLDHYSPVLIRGEDKYEQNGIVQASELEFVSK
- a CDS encoding PHB depolymerase family esterase, producing the protein MKAQHRQTWRPGVPRWALLLACLSGLFGVSGCMESGEATAAPSSFESRTLSVGKVRREYALYTPERLPPAGERSLVLMFHGGEGSPDKIARQTGFNEVADAQGFLVAYPRSIEHWNDGRATTRAFGDDVGFARALIDALVADAGVDPRRVYATGASNGGMMTFRLACEANDAIAAFAPVIASFPVPYVEQCRPRKAVDILMINGRSDRLIRWGGGRIPKGRRAGVGGEVIPVPETVDWWRRHNGCASPAREDLDDRVDDGTTVVRERSAACERGGSVIFFAIEGGGHTWPGSPVPANRLAGTISQELSASQVIWQFFSDKQL